The proteins below are encoded in one region of Citrobacter enshiensis:
- the tssC gene encoding type VI secretion system contractile sheath large subunit: MSDITLSEAPASTTLVTAPSLLDEIMAQTRFKPESESYDIARQGVTAFITALLQSDDEAEPVDILAVNGMIADIDERMGRQMDLILHAPEFQELESFLRSLKLLVDHADPRENIKIHLMHATKEELLDDFEFAPEITQSGFYRHVYSSGFGQFGGEPIAAVIGNYAFNNTAADMKLLKYISAVSAMAHSPFLSSVSPEFFGLDSFTELPGIKDVAAIFEGPAYTKWRSLRESDDSRNLGLTAPRFLLRHPYAPDENPVKSFNYHENVSKNHEHYLWGNTAFLLAANMAESFMSTRWCPNIVGPQSGGAVKDLPVHLYEAMGQLQAKVPTEILITDRREYELADQGFITLTMRKGSDNAAFFSANSVQKPKVFPNTAEGKEAETNYKLGTQLPYLFVINRLAHYIKVLQREQLGSWKERGDLERELNTWIRQYVADQENPPSDVRSRKPLRQAKIEVSDVEGEPGWYQVALSVRPHFKYMGASFELSLVGRLDRE, from the coding sequence ATGTCAGATATCACCTTATCGGAGGCACCTGCTTCCACCACACTGGTCACAGCGCCCAGCTTGCTGGATGAAATTATGGCGCAGACTCGTTTTAAACCGGAGTCAGAAAGCTACGATATCGCCCGTCAGGGTGTTACAGCCTTTATTACCGCGCTGTTGCAAAGTGACGATGAGGCAGAGCCTGTAGATATCCTGGCTGTCAATGGCATGATCGCCGATATTGATGAGCGTATGGGGCGCCAGATGGATCTGATCCTTCATGCTCCAGAATTTCAGGAACTGGAGTCGTTCCTGCGCTCACTGAAACTGCTGGTTGACCATGCAGATCCCCGAGAAAATATTAAAATTCATCTGATGCATGCTACCAAAGAAGAACTGCTGGATGATTTTGAATTTGCGCCTGAAATTACCCAGTCAGGGTTCTACCGGCATGTCTATTCCAGCGGATTCGGTCAGTTTGGTGGAGAGCCGATCGCCGCAGTTATTGGTAACTACGCTTTCAATAACACCGCCGCAGATATGAAATTGCTGAAATATATCAGCGCGGTCAGTGCGATGGCCCACTCACCGTTCTTGTCCTCTGTTTCCCCAGAATTTTTTGGTCTGGATTCGTTTACTGAGCTTCCTGGGATTAAGGATGTTGCCGCTATTTTTGAAGGTCCGGCTTATACCAAATGGCGTTCGTTGCGTGAGTCAGATGATTCCCGAAATCTCGGCCTGACTGCACCGCGCTTCCTGCTGCGCCATCCTTATGCCCCGGATGAAAATCCGGTTAAAAGTTTCAATTATCATGAGAATGTCAGCAAAAATCACGAGCATTATTTGTGGGGGAATACTGCGTTTCTGCTGGCGGCAAACATGGCTGAAAGTTTCATGTCAACCCGCTGGTGCCCGAATATTGTTGGCCCACAAAGTGGTGGTGCGGTGAAAGATTTGCCGGTGCATTTATATGAAGCAATGGGTCAGCTTCAGGCCAAAGTCCCAACCGAAATTCTCATCACCGACAGGCGAGAGTATGAGCTTGCAGATCAAGGGTTTATCACTTTGACTATGCGTAAAGGCTCTGATAATGCAGCCTTTTTCTCTGCCAACTCGGTGCAGAAACCAAAAGTTTTCCCCAATACGGCAGAAGGGAAGGAAGCCGAAACCAACTATAAGCTGGGTACTCAGCTCCCTTATCTCTTTGTTATCAACAGATTAGCACATTATATCAAAGTGCTTCAACGCGAGCAGCTTGGCTCATGGAAAGAAAGAGGAGATCTGGAACGCGAGCTGAACACCTGGATTCGCCAGTATGTGGCTGACCAGGAGAACCCGCCTTCAGATGTCCGCAGCCGCAAACCGCTGCGCCAGGCGAAGATTGAAGTTTCCGATGTGGAAGGTGAACCTGGCTGGTATCAGGTTGCGCTAAGTGTACGCCCGCACTTCAAGTATATGGGGGCGTCGTTTGAGTTGTCCCTGGTCGGACGCCTGGACAGGGAATAA
- the tssE gene encoding type VI secretion system baseplate subunit TssE produces MITERESGGSLFERIGEAVNLPSRQRPKAALLQSVRNNLRNVLNTRSGSCYGSPDLGIADFNDESPDSMNIRNWMVQAISRCILRYEPRISDVVVTTTAEDSHAPLDLRFHIVAYMDFSNRKDVLEFDILLDNHQHWCVG; encoded by the coding sequence ATGATAACGGAACGGGAGTCGGGAGGCAGTCTATTTGAACGTATCGGCGAGGCGGTGAATTTACCTTCACGTCAGCGTCCAAAGGCGGCGTTGTTGCAGTCTGTGCGCAATAACCTGCGCAATGTACTCAACACCCGTTCCGGTAGTTGCTACGGTTCGCCGGATCTGGGGATCGCTGATTTTAATGATGAATCACCTGACTCCATGAACATCCGGAACTGGATGGTTCAGGCTATCAGTCGTTGTATTTTGCGGTATGAGCCCCGTATTTCGGATGTGGTGGTAACCACCACCGCAGAGGACAGCCATGCCCCGCTGGATCTGCGTTTTCATATTGTGGCGTACATGGATTTCAGTAACAGAAAGGATGTTCTGGAGTTTGACATTCTGCTGGATAACCACCAGCACTGGTGTGTGGGGTAA
- the tssF gene encoding type VI secretion system baseplate subunit TssF encodes MAFEERYYREELDYLRQLGKLLAQEKPYLARFLAEKEGDPDVERLMEAFAFLSGGLRQKLEDEFPEFTHGLINMLWPNYLRPVPAMTVIEYQPRQELKSSVQIHRDELIKTQTGSSTRTSAQGALNGESSKDVLPPCHFTLARDLWLQPLLVQDIRNTSSLKEGVIEIDFFTEGNVSPGELDLNKLTFWLGNEDDYTRHQLYLWFNERLMDAEVVTGDCRVPLPELRLEAAGFEREDALLPWPKNVHSGYRVLQEYFCYPESFFFFHLRDAAPLPAHFPVGAFTLRLRFNLPLPVDIKLRKNSLRPYCTPAVNLFVHHSEPVRPDGSATQYPLCTSHQYPESCDIFRVKSVSSKLPAASQNKKFRLWPEFEGFQHQIEYSHQRDVVYWHHRTKTSLFHRGLDHAIAFVHSDGSLPVHSRLDGEVFTALLVCTNRMLPASLHTGDICEAVDKNPAVASFSNVTRPTRPLYPVTDGDMHWSLISCMNLNYLSLLDREALVQVLRTFDLPGIHHPQQARLSSQKLDAIEKMASRPVDRLFKGVPVRGLSTTLWINPAPFVCEGEIYLLGTVLSCFFALYASINSFHCLKIINTESQESWEWQHTGQHALM; translated from the coding sequence ATGGCCTTCGAAGAACGCTACTACCGTGAAGAGCTGGATTATTTGCGTCAACTGGGCAAACTACTTGCACAGGAAAAACCTTATCTGGCCCGTTTCCTGGCTGAGAAGGAAGGCGATCCTGATGTGGAACGCTTGATGGAGGCTTTCGCTTTTCTCTCCGGTGGCCTGCGACAAAAGCTGGAGGATGAGTTCCCGGAATTCACACACGGCTTGATTAATATGCTGTGGCCCAATTATCTGCGTCCGGTTCCGGCCATGACGGTGATCGAATATCAGCCTCGTCAGGAACTGAAATCCTCCGTTCAGATCCACCGTGATGAGCTGATAAAAACGCAGACGGGAAGCAGCACACGAACGTCTGCTCAGGGCGCACTGAACGGGGAGAGCAGTAAAGACGTGCTGCCGCCCTGCCATTTCACCCTGGCGCGTGATCTCTGGTTGCAACCCCTGTTGGTTCAGGATATCCGTAACACCAGCAGTCTGAAAGAGGGGGTTATTGAGATTGACTTTTTTACGGAGGGTAACGTCTCTCCTGGCGAACTGGATCTCAATAAACTTACCTTCTGGCTGGGCAATGAAGACGACTATACCCGCCATCAGCTTTATTTATGGTTCAACGAGCGACTGATGGATGCGGAGGTAGTGACCGGGGATTGTCGCGTGCCATTACCGGAACTGCGGCTGGAGGCTGCCGGGTTTGAGCGGGAAGATGCGTTGTTGCCATGGCCGAAAAACGTTCATAGCGGCTACCGGGTGCTTCAGGAGTATTTCTGCTACCCGGAAAGTTTTTTCTTTTTTCACTTGCGAGATGCAGCTCCATTGCCTGCACATTTTCCGGTTGGCGCTTTTACGCTGCGCCTGCGTTTTAACCTGCCGCTGCCTGTGGATATTAAGCTGCGCAAGAATTCACTGCGCCCCTACTGTACGCCAGCGGTAAATCTGTTTGTTCATCATTCTGAACCTGTCAGGCCGGATGGGAGTGCAACACAGTATCCCTTATGCACCAGCCATCAGTATCCAGAATCCTGTGACATCTTTCGGGTTAAATCCGTTTCCAGCAAGCTCCCGGCGGCCAGTCAGAATAAAAAATTCCGGCTCTGGCCTGAGTTTGAGGGATTTCAGCACCAGATTGAATACAGCCATCAGCGCGACGTGGTCTACTGGCATCACCGGACAAAAACCTCGCTGTTTCACCGAGGCCTGGATCATGCGATTGCGTTTGTTCACTCAGATGGCAGTTTGCCGGTGCACTCCAGGCTGGACGGTGAAGTGTTCACCGCCTTGCTGGTCTGTACCAACAGGATGTTGCCGGCTTCACTGCATACCGGTGATATCTGTGAGGCCGTTGATAAAAATCCGGCCGTTGCGTCTTTCAGCAACGTCACCCGCCCGACCCGCCCCCTGTACCCGGTGACTGATGGCGACATGCACTGGTCGCTGATTTCCTGCATGAACCTGAACTACCTCTCGCTGCTGGACAGAGAAGCTCTGGTCCAGGTGTTACGGACTTTTGACCTGCCGGGCATTCATCATCCGCAGCAGGCTCGTCTTTCTTCTCAGAAGCTGGACGCTATAGAAAAAATGGCGTCCCGTCCGGTAGATCGCCTGTTTAAAGGTGTGCCGGTTCGGGGGCTGTCCACCACGCTGTGGATCAATCCCGCCCCTTTTGTCTGTGAAGGGGAAATCTATCTGCTGGGGACCGTGTTGTCGTGCTTTTTTGCTCTGTACGCCAGTATTAACTCATTTCACTGCCTCAAAATCATTAACACAGAAAGTCAGGAGTCCTGGGAATGGCAACACACCGGCCAGCACGCCCTGATGTAG